CGACCGGGACAACAAATACTATTTAACGGGAGCCAATCAGGAAGCAATGAAAACCTTTTTGATGCGCAACCAAAAAAGTGCCTGGGAACAGTTAGCGGTAAGCGTTTACAGTGTTACACTCTCGGATATTTACGAATACCAGGCTGTGATGAGTGCCTACGCCAATAAAATAGAGCAGGCGATTGCCTTTATGGAGAAATCGGAAAAAGGAAAAGAAGTCATCTTGGAAGGGAACCCGTTTAACGGAAAGATCAGGGATTGTAATGATTGTGACCATCAGGCATATCAAAAAGTAAAATATACCAAGCTTTCATTTCTGCAAAAACTAAAAGAAATGCAGGACAAAGTAACCAAAGGAGAAGAGGTCTACAGCAACAGCCTGCTGCTGGCAAATGCCTTTTACAATATGACCTATTACGGCAATGCACGTTCCTTTTATTATAGCAATATAATGGATCAGGGAGGAAATTATATTGATGAAGATTATAAACCCTACCTGTTAAACCCGGCTTTGGCCAATTCCTATTATAAAAAGGCTTTTGAAGCGGCAGCCAATCCGGAACAAAAAGCAAAATGCGTATACATGATGGCCAAGTGTGAACGCAATGCGTTTTATACCGATAACTACCATACCAATCGCTATGATTACCGCCAGCCGGAAGTGCACTTCCTGGCCTGGAACGGTTTTAAAAAGTTAAAGGCAGAATATTCGAACACGCAATATTATAAAGAGGTCATAAACGAATGCGGTTACTTCCAGAAATATCTTGGCATGAATTAACACAAAAGGAGGCAAACCGCCTCCTTTTTTATTTTGTGACCTCCATGTCTAAACCGTAATCAAAAGGAAGCATATCGCCCGCTTTTTTCCAGCCCATATATCCGAAAATAATAATGGCTTCCGGATCGGCTATCTGTCCGTTGTGGTAAATTTCAAGAGCGCCTTCAGCCAACTTCAGCTGTGAGGTTTGAAAAGTTGGATTCCGGCTACGGGCGCCAATGTAGTTGTCCTCTTCTTTTTCCCGGGTGTAGGTTATATTCAGGTAATCGTCAAAAGCAATAGACTTCCTGTTGGATTCCTCTGTGATAAACGATTCCCTTCTGCTGGAATTCGGTTCGACCACCGTTATAAAAGGCTCTTTGACTGCCCGCAGGTATTTTAGATCCCTGGTTTCGCGGTACTGCTTCATATAATAAGGAATACTGTCGGCACCGGGATATTTAGGATTGCTTTTCAGGAACATCTTACGAACCGTAAAACCTTCACTGTTTAAGGTGTTGTAATAACAGGCTCTTACAAAATGCATAAAAGAACCTCTGTAAGCATCAAGTCTGTTGCGTTCAACAACTTTCGGATTCAATTTTTTCTCATTTACTATGTCTGTAAAATAAGGATAGCCGAAATGAATTACTGCGGTGCTTGTTGTGCCGTAAACACCGGGTACATGCCCGCGCGGACATTCAAAGCGGACAAGTTCATAACGAATCTGGTAGCCCAGTTTTTCATTATAGATCTGTAATGGTGCGTCTGCATTGGCAACAATTTTCAAAGAATCATCACTGATGCTGAAATACAGCACTTCGGGATTCAGAATTTTTGCCTGTCTCGCTATTTTGCTGTTGCCCAGAAATTCGGTCTGGAACATGTCATAATATTGCTGCCAGTTTTTACGGTTCATTTTCTTTCGCTTCCGGACAATGACCTCATTTAATTCGCTGACCTCGGTTTTTAAATAAATAACGTTCAGGCTTTCGTCTTTTGTCAGCAAAGCCACTGGAGCCATAACACTTTCATAGCCCATAAAGCTGACGATAATCGCATCGTTGTCTTTGAGCCATATTGTAAATAAGCCGTTTTGGTCACTGCTCACCCCATTTGTAGTTTGCGGAACATAAACAGAAGCACCGCTAACAGGCAATTTAGTAACCACATCTTTTACAATTCCGGTTATTTTGGTTTGAGCCTGTAAGCCCGTGATGCTGAAAAAAAGGTAAATTACAAGATAAATAGATTTCATGGCGTTGAATTTTGTTAACAATATACTGAAAATTTACCGCTTTTAAAGATTCTGGAAATGATAGTGATAATTTGTTCCGTTTCTTTATTTTTGAGTTATGAAGCAATTGGGTTATATTTTCTTTTTACTGCCGTTAGCGGTTTGGTCACAGGGGAATTTTGAAAAGGGAGAACAGCTTTTTAAACAGGAGCAATATGCTATGGCAGCACCCTATTTTGAAAGCTTTTTAAATGAAAACCCGAATAACCCCCAAACCATGGAGTATTTAGGAGATATTGCGGCACATCAAAAAAAATGGGACAAAGCCATTGCCAATTATAAGAAATTAAAAACACAGTTTCCTAAAAACGCAGGCTACCAATACAAATATGGCGGTGCTTTGGGAATGAAAGCAAAAGAAAGCAGTAAGTTCAAAGCTTTGGGAATGATTGGCGAAATTGAAGATTCTTTTAAGGCGGCGGCAAAACTGGATGCCAGACATATAGAATCCCGGTGGGCATTGGTAATATTGTACCTGGAATTACCCGGAATAGTAGGCGGTAGTGAAAAGAAGGCACAATATTATGCCGGCGAATTAATGGCCATTTCACCGGTGGACGGAAACCTTTCCAAAGGACATATTGCCGAATATTTCAAACGTTATACCGAAGCGGAAAAATACTATCTGAAAGCAATAGCCATAGGACAGTCCAAAACAACCTACCAGCGATTGGCAGACTTGTATAAAAATAAAATGAATTTGCCGGAAAAAGCAAAACAAACCTTAGATTTGTATCAAAAGAAAAGAACATAAAAATGCGTACACATTTTATCGCAATAGGAGGCAGTGCCATGCACAATCTGGCATTAGCGCTACACAATAAAGGATACCACGTTACCGGAAGTGATGATGCTATTTTTGAACCTTCCAGAACCAGGTTAGAAAATAAAGGATTACTACCGGAAGAAATGGGCTGGTTCCCTGAAAAAATAACGGCCGATATTGAAGCGGTTATTTTGGGTATGCACGCCAAAGCGGACAATCCGGAATTATTAAAAGCACAGGAATTGGGATTGAAGATCTATTCATATCCTGAATTTTTATACGAACAGTCCAAAAATAAAACCCGGGTGGTTATTGGCGGTTCCCATGGAAAAACAACCATAACCTCGATGATACTGCATGTTATGCATTACCACAATATTGAAGTGGATTATATGGTGGGCGCACAATTGGAAGGTTTTGATACAATGGTTCATCTAACGGAAGAAAACGATTTTATTGTTCTGGAAGGAGATGAATACCTGTCGTCACCAATGGACAGAAGACCGAAATTCCACCTGTATCAGCCCAATATAGCTTTGATCAGCGGAATAGCCTGGGATCATATTAACGTGTTTCCAACCTATGAAAACTATGTGGAGCAGTTTGAGATTTTTATTGAAAAAATAACAAACGGCGGTATCCTGGTCTATAATGAAAATGATGCTGAGGTAAAAAGAGTAGCGGAAGCGGCAACAAATCCGATCCGCAAAATTCCATACCACACTCCGGAATATACAGTTGATAATGGCGTTACTTTATTAGCAACACCGGAAGGCCCTATGCCGATTGAGGTTTTTGGCGCACACAACCTGAATAACCTTGCCGGAGCCAAATGGATCTGCCAGAATATGGGTGTTGATGAAGCCGATTTCTATGAAGCCATTGCCAGTTTTAAAGGAGCCTCCAAACGTTTGGAAAAAATAGCCGAGAGCAAGAGCAAAGTAGCCTATAAGGATTTTGCACACTCTCCAAGTAAGGTGGCGGCTACAACCAAAGCCGTAAAAGAACAATACCCGAACCGAAAACTGATTGCCTGCCTGGAACTGCACACCTACAGCAGCCTGAATGCGGAGTTTCTGAAAGAATACCAGGGCGCTCTGGAGTATGCCGATGAAGCTGTTGTTTTTTATTCGCCTGATGCTGTTAAAATCAAACAGCTGGAAGAAGTTACCTACGAACAGATTGCAAAAGCATTTGAACGGGAAGACCTGATTATCTATACCAATCCGGAAGACTTTAAAAAATACCTCTTCCATCTGGATCTGGAAAATACAGCTTTATTGTTAATGAGTTCCGGAAATTATGGCGGACTTAATTTTGACGATGTAAAAGAGCTGGTAAAATAGCTTACAATAACAATAAAGGTTAGCATTGGCTAACCTTTTATTTTTTATACCGGTAATGACCGGTTATCGCATACTGAAACAAAAAATCTTCCAGTACCTGACCGGCACCCACATTGTGGACAATCATGTTGCGTTTGCCATCTCTTGATTTCCGGTTTACCACTATCCCGATATGCGGAAGCGCACCCGGAAGCATCCACGTTACGATATCTCCGGTTTTATAATCGGAAGCCACTGCCGTTACCGGAATTGCTTCGCCATGGCGGGAAAAGAAAACCTCCAGATTAGGAACCCGGCGATGGTCGATGTTGGTATCCGGTTTTTTTAGTCCCCACCGGGTCGGGTATTTCGAAAAATGCTTTTTCATGTCAAGATGAACCTCCTGCTGTAAGTCTATGCCGAGTTTCCGGTAGGCTCTTATAACCACATCCGTACAGACACCTTTGTCTTTAGCCACATCGCCGTTTG
This region of Flavobacterium inviolabile genomic DNA includes:
- a CDS encoding carboxypeptidase-like regulatory domain-containing protein translates to MKSIYLVIYLFFSITGLQAQTKITGIVKDVVTKLPVSGASVYVPQTTNGVSSDQNGLFTIWLKDNDAIIVSFMGYESVMAPVALLTKDESLNVIYLKTEVSELNEVIVRKRKKMNRKNWQQYYDMFQTEFLGNSKIARQAKILNPEVLYFSISDDSLKIVANADAPLQIYNEKLGYQIRYELVRFECPRGHVPGVYGTTSTAVIHFGYPYFTDIVNEKKLNPKVVERNRLDAYRGSFMHFVRACYYNTLNSEGFTVRKMFLKSNPKYPGADSIPYYMKQYRETRDLKYLRAVKEPFITVVEPNSSRRESFITEESNRKSIAFDDYLNITYTREKEEDNYIGARSRNPTFQTSQLKLAEGALEIYHNGQIADPEAIIIFGYMGWKKAGDMLPFDYGLDMEVTK
- a CDS encoding tetratricopeptide repeat protein, with the translated sequence MKQLGYIFFLLPLAVWSQGNFEKGEQLFKQEQYAMAAPYFESFLNENPNNPQTMEYLGDIAAHQKKWDKAIANYKKLKTQFPKNAGYQYKYGGALGMKAKESSKFKALGMIGEIEDSFKAAAKLDARHIESRWALVILYLELPGIVGGSEKKAQYYAGELMAISPVDGNLSKGHIAEYFKRYTEAEKYYLKAIAIGQSKTTYQRLADLYKNKMNLPEKAKQTLDLYQKKRT
- a CDS encoding UDP-N-acetylmuramate--L-alanine ligase; its protein translation is MRTHFIAIGGSAMHNLALALHNKGYHVTGSDDAIFEPSRTRLENKGLLPEEMGWFPEKITADIEAVILGMHAKADNPELLKAQELGLKIYSYPEFLYEQSKNKTRVVIGGSHGKTTITSMILHVMHYHNIEVDYMVGAQLEGFDTMVHLTEENDFIVLEGDEYLSSPMDRRPKFHLYQPNIALISGIAWDHINVFPTYENYVEQFEIFIEKITNGGILVYNENDAEVKRVAEAATNPIRKIPYHTPEYTVDNGVTLLATPEGPMPIEVFGAHNLNNLAGAKWICQNMGVDEADFYEAIASFKGASKRLEKIAESKSKVAYKDFAHSPSKVAATTKAVKEQYPNRKLIACLELHTYSSLNAEFLKEYQGALEYADEAVVFYSPDAVKIKQLEEVTYEQIAKAFEREDLIIYTNPEDFKKYLFHLDLENTALLLMSSGNYGGLNFDDVKELVK
- a CDS encoding DUF1287 domain-containing protein; this translates as MKVFQILLLLSCSFSTSWIPDNFYSRLSEAALTLTKDKVTYDSGYTKIAYPNGDVAKDKGVCTDVVIRAYRKLGIDLQQEVHLDMKKHFSKYPTRWGLKKPDTNIDHRRVPNLEVFFSRHGEAIPVTAVASDYKTGDIVTWMLPGALPHIGIVVNRKSRDGKRNMIVHNVGAGQVLEDFLFQYAITGHYRYKK